In a genomic window of Glycine max cultivar Williams 82 chromosome 13, Glycine_max_v4.0, whole genome shotgun sequence:
- the LOC100782645 gene encoding cytokinin dehydrogenase 3 isoform X1 — protein MALHYPFPTYFILLLVTITRLIYTVGKTEQWKAPILTELDINNISHKLHDDPEIIQMASRDYGHIVHEFPLAVFRPSSIDDIATLIKSSYNSFAPFGIAARGQGHSTHGQAMARDGVVVDMANLRKQRNGVAISVSKDPLMGHYADVGGEQLWIDVLHTTLKHGLAPVSWTDYLYLTVGGTLSNAGISGQSFRYGPQISNVHEMDVITGKGEFVTCSSQKNLELFHAVLGGLGQFGVIARARIALEPAPKRVKWVRLLYSDFFAFTKDQERLISINGRKQKNALDFLEGMLLMNQGPINNWRSSFFPLSDHPRISSLITEHSILYCLEVAKYYDEQTEINVDKEIQVLLQGLAYIPGFYYEKNVSYVEFLNRVRSGELKLQSQGLWDVPHPWLNLFIPKSQILDFNSRVFKDIVLKRNISSGPVLVYPTNRNKWDDRMSASIPDEEVFYTVGFLHSSGFDTWKAYDAQNSEILEFCRDAGIKVKQYLPNHSTQEDWTNHFGAKWIKFLERKHQFDPRMILSPGQKIFHKQLQPAF, from the exons ATGGCTCTACACTACCCTTTTCCAACCTACTTCATACTACTACTAGTAACCATAACCCGTTTGATATACACCGTGGGAAAAACCGAGCAATGGAAAGCTCCGATTCTAACAGAGCTTGACATTAATAACATATCCCACAAACTCCATGATGATCCTGAAATCATTCAAATGGCTTCAAGGGACTATGGCCACATCGTGCATGAATTCCCATTAGCTGTGTTTCGTCCATCTTCTATAGACGACATAGCCACCTTGATAAAATCCTCCTACAATAGCTTTGCCCCTTTTGGCATAGCTGCGAGGGGCCAAGGCCACTCCACTCATGGACAAGCCATGGCTCGTGATGGGGTTGTGGTTGACATGGCCAACCTCAGAAAACAAAGAAATGGGGTTGCGATTAGTGTCTCTAAGGACCCTTTGATGGGTCACTATGCGGATGTTGGAGGGGAACAACTCTGGATTGATGTGCTACATACCACACTTAAACATGGACTTGCACCAGTTTCTTGGACTGATTATTTGTACTTGACCGTGGGAGGGACACTTTCCAATGCTGGAATCAGTGGCCAGAGCTTCCGTTATGGACCTCAAATCAGCAACGTTCATGAAATGGATGTCATCACTG GAAAAGGAGAGTTCGTAACTTGCTCTTCACAGAAGAACTTGGAGTTATTCCACGCGGTTCTTGGAGGCTTAGGGCAATTTGGAGTTATAGCAAGGGCGAGAATAGCACTTGAGCCAGCCCCCAAAAGG GTTAAGTGGGTCAGACTACTTTATAGTGACTTTTTTGCTTTTACCAAAGATCAGGAACGATTAATCTCAATCAATGGAAGGAAACAAAAGAACGCATTGGATTTTCTGGAAGGGATGCTGCTAATGAACCAAGGCCCCATAAATAATTGGAGATCCTCTTTCTTCCCTCTATCTGACCATCCCAGAATATCTTCTTTAATAACTGAACATAGCATCCTCTACTGTCTTGAAGTGGCTAAATATTATGACGAACAAACCGAGATAAATGTGGACAAG GAAATTCAAGTTTTGCTCCAAGGACTAGCCTATATCCCTGGGTTTTATTATGAGAAAAACGTGTCGTACGTTGAGTTCTTGAATAGGGTCCGAAGTGGAGAGTTGAAGCTTCAGTCACAAGGACTGTGGGATGTTCCTCACCCATGGCTTAATTTGTTTATACCAAAATCTCAAATCTTGGATTTTAATTCAAGAGTATTCAAAGATATAGTTCTTAAAAGAAACATCTCCTCTGGACCAGTCTTGGTTTACCCCACGAATAGAAACAA GTGGGACGATAGGATGTCAGCATCTATACCAGACGAGGAGGTTTTCTACACAGTTGGATTTTTGCACTCAAGTGGGTTTGATACTTGGAAAGCATATGATGCTCAAAACAGTGAAATTTTGGAGTTCTGTAGAGATGCTGGCATCAAGGTCAAGCAATATCTTCCCAACCACAGCACACAGGAAGATTGGACAAACCATTTTGGTGCTAAATGGATAAAATTCTTAGAAAGAAAACATCAGTTTGATCCAAGAATGATTCTATCACCAGGGCAAAAAATCTTCCACAAACAATTACAGCCAGCGTTTTAA
- the LOC100782645 gene encoding cytokinin dehydrogenase 3 isoform X2: MALHYPFPTYFILLLVTITRLIYTVGKTEQWKAPILTELDINNISHKLHDDPEIIQMASRDYGHIVHEFPLAVFRPSSIDDIATLIKSSYNSFAPFGIAARGQGHSTHGQAMARDGVVVDMANLRKQRNGVAISVSKDPLMGHYADVGGEQLWIDVLHTTLKHGLAPVSWTDYLYLTVGGTLSNAGISGQSFRYGPQISNVHEMDVITGKGEFVTCSSQKNLELFHAVLGGLGQFGVIARARIALEPAPKRVKWVRLLYSDFFAFTKDQERLISINGRKQKNALDFLEGMLLMNQGPINNWRSSFFPLSDHPRISSLITEHSILYCLEVAKYYDEQTEINVDKVGR, from the exons ATGGCTCTACACTACCCTTTTCCAACCTACTTCATACTACTACTAGTAACCATAACCCGTTTGATATACACCGTGGGAAAAACCGAGCAATGGAAAGCTCCGATTCTAACAGAGCTTGACATTAATAACATATCCCACAAACTCCATGATGATCCTGAAATCATTCAAATGGCTTCAAGGGACTATGGCCACATCGTGCATGAATTCCCATTAGCTGTGTTTCGTCCATCTTCTATAGACGACATAGCCACCTTGATAAAATCCTCCTACAATAGCTTTGCCCCTTTTGGCATAGCTGCGAGGGGCCAAGGCCACTCCACTCATGGACAAGCCATGGCTCGTGATGGGGTTGTGGTTGACATGGCCAACCTCAGAAAACAAAGAAATGGGGTTGCGATTAGTGTCTCTAAGGACCCTTTGATGGGTCACTATGCGGATGTTGGAGGGGAACAACTCTGGATTGATGTGCTACATACCACACTTAAACATGGACTTGCACCAGTTTCTTGGACTGATTATTTGTACTTGACCGTGGGAGGGACACTTTCCAATGCTGGAATCAGTGGCCAGAGCTTCCGTTATGGACCTCAAATCAGCAACGTTCATGAAATGGATGTCATCACTG GAAAAGGAGAGTTCGTAACTTGCTCTTCACAGAAGAACTTGGAGTTATTCCACGCGGTTCTTGGAGGCTTAGGGCAATTTGGAGTTATAGCAAGGGCGAGAATAGCACTTGAGCCAGCCCCCAAAAGG GTTAAGTGGGTCAGACTACTTTATAGTGACTTTTTTGCTTTTACCAAAGATCAGGAACGATTAATCTCAATCAATGGAAGGAAACAAAAGAACGCATTGGATTTTCTGGAAGGGATGCTGCTAATGAACCAAGGCCCCATAAATAATTGGAGATCCTCTTTCTTCCCTCTATCTGACCATCCCAGAATATCTTCTTTAATAACTGAACATAGCATCCTCTACTGTCTTGAAGTGGCTAAATATTATGACGAACAAACCGAGATAAATGTGGACAAG GTGGGACGATAG